In Scylla paramamosain isolate STU-SP2022 chromosome 8, ASM3559412v1, whole genome shotgun sequence, the sequence TTAATGATTTTAAGTATcatgaaaatgaatgagaaaatgaaataaaaatgaggagCCAGTAAATCAAGCATtgttaatacaaaaaaaaaaatatataatacattAGGTTTTGGAACAGCATCATGTGTGTTAACTATGATCACATAAAACAACACAGATGTtctagatagaaaaaaaagaaaagatatcgTACAATGAAATCAGGATACTGAAAGAATTCAACTGTAAtagatatgaagaaaatatgaaaactgaATAATTCATCTAGTTATcaaagaaataacagaaaagtaaTGGAtccttattgaaaaaaaaagtgatgtcaCTACGGAGTAATGTGCCTGCTGCAGATATAAAcaaggactaaaaaaaaaaaaaaaaaaaaagggcgtgTTCCCTTTCCACTCAATTTTGTCTCGTCTGATCAAAGGAATGTGCACTTCGGAGCTTCAATGTGTATATTTCACTTACCTGAAGTACACAGTGTTTGCAGACAAGAGTTGGGGGCAGTACCAGCTGTACACTGTGCTTTCCAGTATGGAGAGAAATATTGTATTTGAAACCTGAACCATCGGCAAGCATCAGTGGGTGTCTGGTTGGGTAAAacaaatgtattattattattattgttgttattattattattattattgttgttattattattattattgttgatgttgttatcattattattattattattattattattattattattattattattattattaatattattattattattttatttatttatttatttatttatttatttatatatatatttttttattttttttgcatttttagttATGACAGTGAAGGTGGAATTCTTTTGTTAATAAACTTACTCTTGAAGGCATTCCTCTGTAGCCTCCACCTTGGGATCAGGACATACGCGCACCTCGAAGTGACCGCGATGGTTACTAGTGATGTCTGCAGTGAGCGTGATGACCTGGCCTTGGGCGTACTGTTGAGTGATGGTGCCGGTGGCGTAGAGACCATCAGGAGCTTCGTGGGGACGAGGATTATCCTCCCATGCATCACCACAAACGCCACACTTGCCGCCGTTAATCTCATATTGATGCTGAGTACAAATGGATGTAAGTAAGCACCAAATTATTAATTCACAGCTTAatcttttgaaaaaaaaaaaaaaatcacaaaacgaTTATTAGGAGCTTGTACTTACACTGAATCCTCCGCAGAATCCTTGATTATCGTTGTAATCGATAGGCGTTGGCCAGCCCATGCGCCAGGCTGAAGCCCTCGAAGGGGGTACTATAAGGCGGCCATGACCATGACATGTGCATACCACCTTAGggcataaaaagtaaaaattagttttttttttttcagtacatgGAAATTTATTTCAACCGAAAACAGGAACGCCTATTTCCGTAAACATTGCCACCAACGGCCTCTGTTGTGTAGCTCAATGGAGACTTGAGTCATTGATTGGGAATGTTATATTACGTCTTTTTGTTCGCATTTACTTGTCTATTATTGTTTCATTGTCAAGATTTATACAGTTACGTTAGCTATTTCTTAACTTTCCTTATGATTTCTTTACAAAtgttttaaatctctctctctctctctctctctctctctctctctctctctctctctctctcgaggcgTGGGTATCATGCAACTGTGACTTAATGAGCATGCAATTGAATATTTCTACATTTGTATCCGCTTGCTCAAAATACTGATGAAATTTTAGTCACATGTAACTACCAATGGGTAATAGCTTACCTAATTTATCAACATTTATAAATTCTACTGTATGATAGATGCAAAGAGGTGACAGCTTTCGATATGTATGTAGCTTTAAGAATTTCTGTTAGCGGAAACTCATAAAGATCACTTACCACAGATACTAAAAGAAGTGTACGCCACATCATGTCCTTCATCTTGTTTTAacgtatctgaaaaaaaaaaaaaaaaaaagaaaaaaaaaaaaaaaaaaaaaaaaaatatatatatatatatatatatatatatatatatatatatatatatatatatatatatatatatatatatatatatatatatatatatatatatatatatatatatatatatatatatactgaaaatTTAGATGACTAACATTTcagtatgtaataataataataacaataataataataataataataataataataataataataataataaatgaaaaatgcacATTATCAAATTACTCATCAATGTCTTAAATGTCTTAAGTATGtatactattatcattatttctttccaaGTCACCCACACAGCCAATCATCCAGCCATCCATTCATACAGACAGTACCACAGGTCTAAGCCGGCCAGGTCGCACTATATGTTGTGGTACACGTTTCGGTGCATTAAGTATGATGCAAAAATATTGTTGGTGTGTTAACAGATTATTAGCAAGGCAGCCGCCTTCGCCAGATTCCTTGGATCGTAGCGCACATTAAACAGTTGTATTGCCAACAACGAATTCACATGCATGGTTACATGATAGCGATAAAAAGTGGCAGTAGTCAAATTCAATCCATACAAAAACCTATATCAGAAGTCAATCAACTTAAGCTACCGTAATACACGGCGCTTCAAGCTCCGCCAGCTCTTGCATATAGTGAACACtgcatgtaatatatatattaagaaggaaaataaaaagaagctgGAAATATTACTCATCAGCATCACATACAGTTATGAATAGTCGCAGTTCATGTGTAATTCTAGATCAAAGACGTAGCTATGTGTTTAAGTGGCCAACATAAAAGTATTTACTTTAAAGCTCTTCCTATTACCTGAAAGTAAACGAGTTAACAGAATAGACATATAGTGTCTATTCTGTTAACTTGTGTCTTGAAGACATTGCCaaaagacagtaaaaaaaaacgtgactcTACATAAGATCCGTCTGCACGTTCCTTTCTCCGTTAACAGAAAAGCGAGGAATCCTACACGTTGGTGTCTCCTGATGAAAAAATGGATCATAGTGTTTCCTTTCTGGGTGTCGGGAGGCCTCTAGCTGCTAATAATTAGTTATAGTTTAGATATATAGAATGGTTGTTTTGCAAATCATACTATactaagcgaagatgcctctggcgttttgcctttgctagttggggggacctgaggaggtattttactgattttccttggaatgactattgcttccgtgtcagagattcatctttgtgtgctgaacgcataacagaggtgatagtgtctagcatggagacgtacattcttcactctttttctcgacctaaaccttccaaaccttggtttaacacagcttgttctcgtgctatatatgatagagaggtgtggcccacaaaaggtacttaagccttccatcaccagaatctcatgcaatttatatttctgcccggaaccatgctaagtctgttctctaactagccaaaaaactccttcattaatagaaagtgtcaaaatctttcaagatataaccccccctcgtgacttctggtataTAGCCAAATATatccccaataactttgcttcttcttctttccctcctttatttcaaccagatggcaccactgctatcacatctatctctaaagctgaactcttcgctcagacctttgctaaaaactctaccttggacgattctgggcttgttccttcctctcctccaccctctgactatttcatgctacccattaaaattcttcgcaatggtgttttccatgccctcggaaggcttatggacctgatggggtccctcctattatcctccgaaactgtgcctccgtgcttgcaccttgcctagtcaaactctttcagctctgtctgtcaacatctacctttccttcttgctggaagtttgcccacattcagcctgttcttaaaaagggtgaccgttctaatccctcaaactaccgtcctattgctttaatttcctgcctatcagaagatttttaatctatcctcaacaggaagattcttaaacatctatcacttcacagccttctatctgatcgccagtatgggttccgtcaaggccgctctactagtgatcttctggctttccttactgagtcttggtcatcctcttttagagattttggtgaaacttttgctgttgccttggatatatcaaaagcttttgatagagtctggcacaaagctttgatttccaaactaccctcctacggcttttatccttctctctgtaacttcatctcaagtttcctttttgatcgttctattgctgctgtggtagacggtcactgttcttctcataaatctattatcagtggtgttcctcagggttctgtcctatcacccactctcatcttattattcattaatgaccttctaaatcaaacttcttgtccaatccactcctacgctgatgataccaccctgcacttttccatgtcttttcatagacgtctaacccttcaggaagtacacatttcacgcagggaagccacgggacgcctgacttctgatcttcctaaaatttctgattggggaagagcaaacttggtattgttcaatgcctcaaaaactcaattcctccatctatcaactcgacataaccttccagacaactatcccctcttcttcagtgacactcaactgtctccctcttgtacactgaacatcctcggtcagtcctttacttataatctgaactggaaacttcacatctcatctctagctaaaacagcttctatgaagttaggtgttctgagacgtctccgccagtttttctca encodes:
- the LOC135102921 gene encoding uncharacterized protein LOC135102921, with product MKDMMWRTLLLVSVVVCTCHGHGRLIVPPSRASAWRMGWPTPIDYNDNQGFCGGFSHQYEINGGKCGVCGDAWEDNPRPHEAPDGLYATGTITQQYAQGQVITLTADITSNHRGHFEVRVCPDPKVEATEECLQEHPLMLADGSGFKYNISLHTGKHSVQLVLPPTLVCKHCVLQWRYVAGNNWGYCEDGTGALGCGPQEEFRACADVAILPPYSRRRFMVQHDSSSVTAHPMNHTVNDLTLLHKKEAKQQEVCRAVGSWKLVPGADMWCSKNCIHVGRCPLSQCECNM